The following proteins are co-located in the Perca fluviatilis chromosome 22, GENO_Pfluv_1.0, whole genome shotgun sequence genome:
- the LOC120552695 gene encoding polypyrimidine tract-binding protein 2-like produces the protein MCACAVSVEAGKTTGRKGREIPADMDGISDVAVGVKRGSDELSMYNSPNSGMSSISDGASNGSDSKKLRVEEAPPSRVLHIRKLPNEASETEVIALGLPFGKVTNILTLKGKNQAFLEMGTEETAITMVNYYTTVTPHIRNVPVFIQYSNHKELKTDAGNQRTQAVLQAVSAVQSGGSPSSDVQEALAAASSPVLRIIIDNMFYPVTLDVLQQIFSKFGTVMKIITFTKNNQFQALLQFSDPVNAQQAKLALDGQNIYNSCCTLRIDFSKLVNLNVKYNNDKSRDYTRPELPAGDGQPSIDPSVAAAFSKDSNSLLGKIPGALNPLSAAAAAAAAAGRVALAGQTGSSGVLLVSNLNEEVSNTPAHTHTCQTDHLPPLPQLHPSVVLFLLFRAGSFPVLLLSCLESVIAETLRRSVLGCLRYIMWCIYLFSLAVNELLTMSLSPMLTFSVFLTVCFLSTSTLLLVPACGSNAGVYGDVQRVKILYNKKDSALIQMSDGNQAQLAMSHLNGQKMYGKIIRVTLSKHQTVALPRDGLDDQGLTKDYANSPLHRFKKPGSKNFQNIFPPSATLHLSNVPQDVTEDDLRLLFSNAGGTVKAFKFFQDRKMALIQMSTVEEAIQALIDLHNYNMGGSQHLRVSFSKSTI, from the exons atgtgtgcgtgcgcagTGTCGGTGGAAGCTGGAAAGACAACAGGACGAAAAGGACGAGAAATACCTGCAGACATGGACGG catCAGCGATGTTGCAGTTGGAGTGAAG AGAGGATCAGACGAGCTGAGTATGTACAACAGTCCCAACTCGGGCATGAGCAGTATCAGTG ACGGGGCTTCCAATGGCAGTGACAGTAAAAAGCTTAGGGTGGAGGAGGCCCCACCATCTCGTGTGCTCCACATCAGGAAGCTGCCCAACGAGGCCTCGGAGACCGAAGTCATCGCCCTCGGCTTGCCTTTTGGCAAAGTTACCAATATCCTCACACTGAAGGGGAAGAACCAG gcgTTCTTGGAGATGGGGACGGAGGAGACGGCCATCACAATGGTTAACTACTACACCACTGTAACTCCGCACATCCGCAATGTCCCTGTCTTTATTCAGTACTCCAATCACAAAGAACTCAAAACTGATGCTGGCAATCAG CGGACCCAGGCGGTGCTTCAGGCAGTGTCGGCGGTCCAGTCCGGCGGCTCACCCAGCTCAGACGTACAGGAGGCTCTGGCTGCAGCCTCCAGTCCTGTGCTGCGGATCATCATCGACAACATGTTCTACCCTGTAACGCTGGATGTGCTGCAACAG ATTTTCTCCAAGTTTGGCACAGTCATGAAGATAATCACATTCACCAAGAATAATCAGTTCCAGGCCCTTCTGCAGTTCAGCGATCCTGTCAATGCACAGCAGGCCAAACTG GCACTGGATGGCCAGAACATCTACAACTCGTGTTGCACGCTGCGTATCGACTTCTCCAAGCTGGTCAACCTGAATGTCAAGTACAACAACGATAAGAGTCGCGACTACACGCGGCCCGAGCTGCCTGCTGGTGACGGCCAGCCCAGCATCGACCCCTCGGTGGCCGCCGCCTTCAGCAAAGACTCCAACTCCCTCCTCGGTAAGATCCCAG GAGCGCTGAACCCTCTGAGCGCGGCGGcggcagcagctgctgctgcagggagGGTGGCCCTCGCTGGACAGACGGGCTCCAGCGGAGTCCTGCTGGTCAGCAACCTCAACGAGGAGGTTAGtaacacacctgcacacacacacacctgtcagaCGGACCATCTACCCCCCCTACCCCAACTTCATCCCTCtgtagttttgtttttgctgtttaGGGCCGGTAGTTTCCCTGTTCTACTTTTGTCATGTCTTGAGTCTGTCATAGCGGAGACCTTAAGAAGGTCCGTGCTGGGATGTTTACGTTACATAATGTGGTGTATTTA TCTGTTTTCTCTGGCTGTGAATGAGCTTCTGACA ATGTCCTTGTCTCCGATGCTAACTTTCAGTGTTTTTCTAACTGTCTGCTTTCTCTCCACCTCAACGCTTCTCCTCGTGCCCGCCTGTGGCTCTAATGCAGGAGTGTACGGCGATGTCCAGAGGGTGAAGATCCTTTACAATAAGAAGGACAGCGCTCTCATTCAGATGTCCGATGGCAACCAGGCCCAGCTAG CAATGAGCCACCTGAATGGCCAAAAGATGTACGGGAAGATCATCCGGGTGACGCTGTCCAAGCACCAGACGGTGGCGCTGCCCCGTGACGGCCTGGACGACCAGGGCCTGACCAAGGACTACGCCAACTCCCCACTTCACCGCTTCAAGAAACCTGGCTCTAAGAATTTCCAGAACATCTTCCCGCCATCTGCCACCCTTCACCTCTCCAACGTCCC ACAAGATGTGACGGAGGATGACCTGCGGCTGCTCTTCTCCAACGCTGGAGGCACTGTGAAAGCATTCAAGTTTTTCCA GGATCGCAAAATGGCTCTGATCCAGATGTCAACAGTGGAGGAGGCCATACAGGCCCTGATTGACCTGCACAACTACAACATGGGAGGCAGCCAGCACCTGAGAGTCTCCTTCTCCAAGTCCACCATCTAA